The Candidatus Poribacteria bacterium genome includes the window TGAGGACGATAATGGGAAACACAACGGAGACCGAAAATCGAGCAAAAACACCGCAGTATTGGACCTGAAGGGAAAACAATCCAAACAGACACGCGGTGGACGCGGGTTCCCATTTCTCATAAGTGACCTCATTTCAAAAAGACAGGAACTTCTCGTTCAAGTTGGCAAGGAGCCTATCGGGACAAAGGGGGCACGGGTTACCAGTAACATCACACTCCCTGGACGTTATGTCGTCTACATGCCCAATTCTTCGAATATTGGTGTCTCACGACGTATTGAATCTGCTTCCGAGAGAGACAGACTTCGTAACATGGCAAAGACAGTGAAAGCCGACGTTGAAGGCGGATTTATCATTCGTACTGCCGCTGAAGGGTTGAACGAAACCGAGTTTGCAGCCGAAATCCGATATCTTATTAATCAATGGAAACAGGTCCGCACCCGCGCAGATAAAAAATCTGCACCCAGTCTTGTCAGTAAAGACCTTAGTTTTACCAACAGGATCGTCCGGGATATGCTCACGAAAGAGGTTAAGCAACTGCTTATCGATTCAGACGCAGGGTACCAGGAAACGATGGAGTATGTCTCCTCTGTCATGCCCGATCTGAAAACTCGCGTCTCGCTCTATCGGGAAGATCCAACACTTTTTGATGCTTACGGTGTTGAACGCGCACTCAAGGAAGCACTCAGCGAGAAAATTTGGCTCAAGTGTGGAGGACATATTATCATCCAACAGACTGAAGCCATGGTCTCGATTGATGTCAACACCGGTCGATTCGTTGGAAAATCTGACCCAGATAACACGATTCTCAGTGCTAACCTTGAGGCTGTTGAGGAGGTCGTCCGCCAAATTCAATTACGGGATTTGGGAGGGATTATCGTCGTTGATTTTATTGATATGGAAGAGGTTTCGCACCGTAAACGTGTCTTTAAAATGCTACAGGAAGCACTCCGAAAGGACCGTGCCCGCACAAATATCCTCCATTTCTCAGATTTAGGGCTCGTTGAGATGACACGCCAGCGCACCCGACCAAGCCTCTCTACCCTACTGATGGAGGAGTGTCCCTACTGTGATGGACATGGCACGATTCTATCTGTCGAAACCGTCGTCATTCAGTTGCTACGTGCGATAAAGATGGCACATAAACAAACGCAGCAGTCCCAATTACGGGTTATCGCGAATGACTTTGTCGTCTCGCATATAAAGTCGAAGATGTCAAATAAATTGCGGGAACTCAAGAAGTCATTAAAATTAGATCTCATTTTGGAACCTGATGCCGACTTGCACCTCGAAGATTACCGAATCTTCGTCGGAAAAGGTGAAGAATTATTTCTTGATTAACAGGGCTTACGCTGAAAGCGAATATCGTGAGGAAAGGCTGGAAGGACGGAAGAAGGAGCGAAGGATGGGCACCCAATCTTCCACCCTTCCCGTCTTCCTATCTTCCTTGTCTTCCGATTCTGATAGAAAGGGATTTTGCGTAAATCCTATTGATTAATTGACATTGATGTCTTTTTAGGGTATAATTTAACCAGAATCAAAAAGGAGTGATATATAAAAATGTATGCAGTCTTTGCGAGCGGAGGGAAACAGCATCGGGTGGAAGTAGGAAACCTGATTGATATTGAAAAACTCGATGCAGAGGTCGGTGACAGCGTCACCTTCTCATCCGTTCTGGCTGTCGCTGGCGATGATGGTCAGTTACAAGCCGGCTCGCCCTATCTTGACAATACTTCAGTTACAGCCGAAGTGATTCAACAGGCACGCGGAAAAAAGATGGTTGTGTTCAAATCGAAACGCCGTAAAGGTTACAAACGTAAATTAGGACATCGTCAATCGTTTACACGCGTGAAAATTACCGCTATTGGCGCGGTGGAGGAACAATCTGATGGCTCATAAGAAAGGCGGCGGAAGCACTCGGAACGGACGCGATAGTATCGGAAAACGACTCGGTGTCAAAAGATTTTCCGGAAATTATGTCACCGCAGGGAGCATTCTCACCCGACAGCGTGGAACGCATATCCACCCTGGAAACAACGTTGGGGTTGGAAGGGACTATACGCTCTTCTCGAAAATTGATGGATATGTATGGTTTGAGCGAAAAGACAAATACCGCCGGAAGGTGAGTGTCTATACAGAGCGTCCTGAATTTTAGCGGATTTACCCGTCTCAGGAATTAACGACCAGAAGCCTCGCCTTAGGGTGTTGCAACCTGCACCACTCCAAGCGAGGCTTTTTTACTCCAAAATGCCTATAGATTTGCACGCATTGTAGGGGAGGTCTTGTGCCTGCCCAACTAAACTTGGAACAGATAGGAAAATTAAAACAATGAAATGGGTGATTTGGTTCATAACACTAACAGTAGTGCTCGGATGTGGCGGACAATTACAGCAACTTGCCGTCGAAACGATGGAGAACGCTCAGGTAGCACTGACTTCTGCCAACGCGATGGGGGCACAGGAGGCTGCCGATACTCCGTTTCGCACCGCTCAAGAGATGCTTGTCACGGCTGAGAGCGCAATGGATGCTGGTGATGTAGAGCAAGCGTATCGACTCGCACTTCGCTCGTATCTTCACGCGCGAATCGCAACTGAGATCGCCATCG containing:
- a CDS encoding DUF4398 domain-containing protein, encoding MKWVIWFITLTVVLGCGGQLQQLAVETMENAQVALTSANAMGAQEAADTPFRTAQEMLVTAESAMDAGDVEQAYRLALRSYLHARIATEIAIAIREEANVQEAQAQLTLTEQNVNQVLQRLEAMRVELEALQKF
- the rplU gene encoding 50S ribosomal protein L21; protein product: MYAVFASGGKQHRVEVGNLIDIEKLDAEVGDSVTFSSVLAVAGDDGQLQAGSPYLDNTSVTAEVIQQARGKKMVVFKSKRRKGYKRKLGHRQSFTRVKITAIGAVEEQSDGS
- the rpmA gene encoding 50S ribosomal protein L27, whose product is MAHKKGGGSTRNGRDSIGKRLGVKRFSGNYVTAGSILTRQRGTHIHPGNNVGVGRDYTLFSKIDGYVWFERKDKYRRKVSVYTERPEF
- a CDS encoding Rne/Rng family ribonuclease, which translates into the protein MMEKEILISDDEYETRCAVLDEGVLNEIYIERKAATQTLGNLYKGRVENVLPGMQVAFVDIGLDRHAFLHISDLKYEHADEDEDDNGKHNGDRKSSKNTAVLDLKGKQSKQTRGGRGFPFLISDLISKRQELLVQVGKEPIGTKGARVTSNITLPGRYVVYMPNSSNIGVSRRIESASERDRLRNMAKTVKADVEGGFIIRTAAEGLNETEFAAEIRYLINQWKQVRTRADKKSAPSLVSKDLSFTNRIVRDMLTKEVKQLLIDSDAGYQETMEYVSSVMPDLKTRVSLYREDPTLFDAYGVERALKEALSEKIWLKCGGHIIIQQTEAMVSIDVNTGRFVGKSDPDNTILSANLEAVEEVVRQIQLRDLGGIIVVDFIDMEEVSHRKRVFKMLQEALRKDRARTNILHFSDLGLVEMTRQRTRPSLSTLLMEECPYCDGHGTILSVETVVIQLLRAIKMAHKQTQQSQLRVIANDFVVSHIKSKMSNKLRELKKSLKLDLILEPDADLHLEDYRIFVGKGEELFLD